Genomic DNA from Desulfonatronum thiodismutans:
AACCCCGAAAGTTGAGTTAGGTGAGTTTCCGGATGTTTCAACTGCCGGTTTTCAATTCGGAAACGAGCAGTTTTTCCTTTTGGTAAGGAAGTCAATCAATTATGAGGAGGCGTATATCAATGCGTTGACGAAATAATTGTGAAGACTGACGCAGTCAAAAGGAAAAAGGGCCGTTTCTGGATGAAAACTAGATGAACAAGGAGCAGAGATACTCCTGAGCCGCGCGGATATCGATGCCTTGCGCCTGTTTTTCCCGTTTCAGGTGCAGTACGAGTTGTATCCCGGGAATGGCGTATTTTTTGTGAAAATTGACGAGATTGCGCGCTGGTTTCGCGTCAGAGCGCTTCACTTCGATCATCAATTCCGGCGTCTTGTCCCTGATAAGACAAAAGTCCACCTCCGCGCCATCCTTGGTGCGGAGGTAATGCAACGCCCAGGGCTGACCAAGAATGTCAGTCAGCCCATGAACATGCTTCAAGAGGCAAACTGCCGTCATGTTTTCAAAACGGGCTCCTTCATCACCTTGGACGAGTCCAGTGTCGTAGAAATAGATTTTGGGCTCCTTGAGAATGGACCGGGCAATGTTTTTGGAAAACGGCGTTACGCGAAAGACAATGTACAGGGATTCCAGGATATGGATGTATTTTTTGACGGTGTTCGGCGCAATTTGGACGTCCTCAGCTATGGAAGAGTAGGAAATGGGCGAACCAGTCCTGGAGCGCAAGAGGTCGAGGACGAGTTGAATGGCTTTGAAGTCCTGGATTTTTTCAAAATCAAGAATATCGGTCCGGATCAGGCCATCAACATATTGCATCCGCCACCTGTTGGCATCGGCCTCGTCCGAGGCCAGGTAGGGTTCGGGAAAGCCTCCCTGTTCGAGCAGTTTCGGAAAATCCAATGAGGCCTTGACCCTGGTCAGTTCCGCCGGGCTAAAGGGCATCATTCGATGCCTGAAAAATCTTCCGGCCAGGGAGTCACCGGCCTGACGCAGGGCTTCGAGCCTGGCGCTGCCGGTCACCAGGATCATCATCTGCTCGGGTTTTGTGTCATAGACGCCTTTGAGATAATTTTTCCAGCCCTTCATCTTGTGCAGTTCATCCAGGACCAACAGCCTGGTCTTGCCGAGCCAGGCTTCGTTCCTGATTATTTCCCTGTCTCCAGCGCTGTCGTAGTTCAGGTACACGCTATCCGGGACAGCACCGGCAATGCGCTTTGCCAACCATGTCTTGCCCACTTGCCGCGGACCGGTCAAAAAGACCATCTTTTTCTTCAGGTCGCCGACAATATGCTTTTCATACAAACGATCCATGACCATGCACATCCTTTTTTCCGACTTTTCTGCATAGCTTTGCGGAAAAGTCAAGGCTGGGCCGCAATATGTTGCAAAATGGTCGAAGTATGCGTTGGGCACTTGCGGTCGGCTCTCTCCTTGGCGTAGCCTCCGTCTTCTGGTGAAGCCTATCGACAAAACTCTTGCTCTCAAAGGCCATTCGACAGATCAAAATTAAGCCTTGGGATGAGCTTGTCGGGGGTCTGGGGATGATGTCCGTGGGGTGTTGCTTTGACCATTCATGTGGCTTATGTCCAAGAAAGCCATGAATGCACGCTCCACCATGGGTTCCGATTTTCGGTTTTTTCCATTTTTTCGCGGAACACGAAATGATTCAGGTGATCAATGAAACACGTCATAGAACTGCCCTCCTCAGATGAATTGAAAAAAGTCATCACTCTCGAAGGGCGCAGGCTGCCCAGCTTTCCTCAGGCAGCCTTGAAGCTTCTGGAAATGGTCGGGGACGAGGATGTTTCCGTGAAGGATGTGGCCCGGGTGATCGAATCTGATCCCGGGATTGCGGCCAAGGTGCTGGAGATGGTGAATGCCGCGGGGTTTGGTCTTTCGCGGAAGATCTCCACGCTGACGGAAGCCGTTGTTTTTCTTGGGATTGACCCAATCAGGAAGCTGTGCATCGGGATGACCGTATTCCAGGGGCTGTTCGCGACATCCAACTCAAGAACGTTCGATCGGATCCATTTTTGGCGGCATTCCCTGTCCGTGGCCGTACTTGCCATGGAGCTCGCAAAGAAACTTGAGCTTCCAAACCCTGAAGAAGCATATGTCGCCGGTCTCCTGCACGACGTGGGGAAAATCTTTCTCGATCTTCAAGGTCACAAGGACTACGGTGAATTTCTTCACGATATCGGCTCGTTCCAGAAGACGATCGTCGATCTGGAACGGGAAACCCTCGGCCTTGGTCATGACGACGTGGGAGCTTACTTCTGCTCCCTCTGGGGCTTGCCCGACAGCATCATTCTGCCGGTGAAGTACCATCACCGGAGTTTCCCAGCCGAGAGCCTGCCCACTGATCAGGCGCTGCTCATCTCCATCGTGGCTCTCTCGAACTTCATCTGCTGGACCCAGGGTGTTGGGTCCTTTGAGAACGAGACGGTCTGCCCCCCGGTGCTGGCCCCTGAAATCGAGCGGCTTGTCGACCTGGACAAGATCGACGTCATCGCCAGGATCAAGGCCATGAACAGGGAAATGGAACGGATTTCCGAGTTCTACCGGTTCGTGTTTCCAACCCCCGGTGAGATCCAGGAGAGCATGCTCTGGATGAGCTTTAATCTCTCCAGGGTGAATA
This window encodes:
- a CDS encoding ATP-binding protein translates to MDRLYEKHIVGDLKKKMVFLTGPRQVGKTWLAKRIAGAVPDSVYLNYDSAGDREIIRNEAWLGKTRLLVLDELHKMKGWKNYLKGVYDTKPEQMMILVTGSARLEALRQAGDSLAGRFFRHRMMPFSPAELTRVKASLDFPKLLEQGGFPEPYLASDEADANRWRMQYVDGLIRTDILDFEKIQDFKAIQLVLDLLRSRTGSPISYSSIAEDVQIAPNTVKKYIHILESLYIVFRVTPFSKNIARSILKEPKIYFYDTGLVQGDEGARFENMTAVCLLKHVHGLTDILGQPWALHYLRTKDGAEVDFCLIRDKTPELMIEVKRSDAKPARNLVNFHKKYAIPGIQLVLHLKREKQAQGIDIRAAQEYLCSLFI